The following proteins are co-located in the Vicugna pacos chromosome 3, VicPac4, whole genome shotgun sequence genome:
- the CDH6 gene encoding cadherin-6 has translation MRTCRYFLLLFWVGQPYPTFSTPLSKRTSGFPAKKRALELSGNSKNELNRSKRSWMWNQFFLLEEYTGSDYQYVGKLHSDQDRGDGSLKYILSGDGAGDLFIINENTGDIQATKRLDREEKPVYILRAQAINRKTGRPVEPESEFIIKIHDINDNEPIFTEEVYTATVPEMSDVGTFVIQVTATDADDPTYGNSAKVVYSILQGQPYFSVESETGIIKTALLNMDRENREQYQVVIQAKDMGGQMGGLSGTTTVNITLTDVNDNPPRFPQSTYQFKTPESSLPGTPIGRIKASDADVGENAEIEYSITEGEGLDMFDVITDQETQEGIITVKKLLDFEKKKVYTLKVEASNPHVEPRFLYLGPFKDSATVRIVVEDVDEPPVFSKPAYILQIREDAQINTTIGSVTAQDPDAPRNPVKYSVDRHTDMDRIFNIDSGNGSIFTSKLLDRETLLWHNITVIATEINNPKQSSRVPLYIKVLDVNDNPPEFAEFYETFVCEKAKADQLIQTLRAVDKDDPYSGHQFSFSLAPEAASGSNFTIQDNKDNTAGILTRKNGYNRHEMSTYLLPVVISDNDYPVQSSTGTVTVRVCACDHQGNMQSCHAEALVHPTGLSTGALIAILLCIVTLLVTVVLFAALRRQRKKEPLIISKEDIRDNIVSYNDEGGGEEDTQAFDIGTLRNPEAIEDSKLRRDIVPEALFLPRRTPAARDNTDVRDFINQRLKENDMDPTAPPYDSLATYAYEGTGSVADSLSSLESVTTDGDQDYDYLSDWGPRFKKLADMYGGVDSDKDS, from the exons TTACATTCAGACCAGGATAGAGGAGATGGATCACTTAAATATATCCTTTCAGGAGATGGAGCAGGAGATCTCTTCATTATCAATGAAAACACAGGGGATATACAAGCCACCAAGAGGCTGGACAGGGAAGAAAAACCTGTTTACATTCTTCGAGCTCAGGctataaacagaaaaacagggagaccCGTGGAGCCCGAGTCTGAATTCATCATCAAGATCCATGACATCAACGACAATGAGCCGATATTCACCGAGGAAGTTTACACGGCGACTGTGCCCGAGATGTCTGACGTCG GCACGTTTGTTATCCAGGTCACTGCAACTGATGCTGATGATCCGACGTACGGGAATAGCGCTAAAGTTGTCTACAGCATCCTACAGGGGCAGCCCTATTTTTCAGTTGAGTCAGAAACAG GTATCATCAAGACGGCTTTGCTCAACATGGATCGAGAAAACAGGGAGCAGTACCAAGTGGTGATTCAAGCCAAGGACATGGGCGGCCAGATGGGGGGACTGTCTGGGACCACCACGGTGAACATCACGCTGACGGACGTCAACGACAACCCTCCTCGGTTTCCCCAGA GTACGTACCAGTTTAAAACCCCTGAATCTTCTCTACCGGGTACACCAATTGGCAGAATCAAAGCCAGTGATGCTGACGTAGGAGAAAATGCTGAAATTGAGTACAGCATTacagagggagaggggctggacaTGTTTGATGTCATCACCGAtcaggagacccaggaagggATTATAACTGTCAAAAag CTATTGGACTTTGAAAAGAAGAAAGTGTACACCCTCAAAGTGGAAGCCTCCAATCCTCATGTTGAACCCCGCTTTCTCTACTTGGGTCCATTCAAAGATTCGGCCACAGTTAGAATTGTGGTGGAAGATGTAGATGAGCCCCCCGTCTTCAGCAAACCAGCCTACATCCTGCAGATAAGAGAAGATGCTCAGATAAACACGACAATAGGCTCAGTCACAGCCCAAGATCCAGATGCTCCCAGGAATCCTGTCAA GTACTCTGTCGACCGACACACAGATATGGACAGAATATTCAACATTGATTCTGGAAATGGTTCAATTTTCACATCGAAACTTCTTGATCGAGAAACATTGCTGTGGCACAACATTACAGTGATAGCGACAGAGATCA ATAATCCAAAGCAAAGCAGCCGAGTACCTCTATATATTAAAGTCCTGGATGTCAATGACAACCCCCCAGAATTTGCTGAATTCTATGAAACTTTTGTCTGTGAAAAAGCAAAAGCAGATCAG TTGATTCAGACCCTACGAGCCGTGGACAAGGATGACCCTTACAGCGGACACCAGTTCTCGTTCTCTTTGGCCCCCGAAGCAGCCAGTGGCTCAAATTTTACCATTCAAGACAACAAAG ACAATACCGCGGGAATCTTAACTCGGAAAAATGGCTATAATAGACACGAGATGAGCACCTATCTCCTGCCTGTGGTCATATCAGACAACGACTACCCCGTCCAAAGCAGCACTGGGACTGTGACTGTCCGGGTCTGTGCATGTGACCACCAAGGGAACATGCAGTCCTGCCATGCGGAGGCCCTCGTCCACCCCACGGGACTGAGCACGGGGGCTCTGATTGCCATCCTCCTGTGCATCGTGACCCTACTAG TGACAGTGGTGTTGTTTGCAGCTCTGAGGCGGCAGCGGAAAAAAGAGCCTTTGATcatttccaaagaggacatcagAGACAACATTGTCAGTTACAACGACGAAGGTGGTGGTGAGGAGGACACCCAGGCCTTTGATATTGGCACCCTGAGGAATCCCGAAGCCATAGAGGACAGCAAGTTACGCAGGGACATTGTGCCCGAAGCCCTTTTTCTACCCCGACGGACTCCAGCAGCTCGTGATAACACCGACGTCCGAGATTTCATTAACCAAAGGTTAAAGGAAAATGACATGGACCCCACGGCCCCGCCCTACGACTCCTTGGCCACCTACGCCTACGAGGGCACCGGCTCGGTGGCCGATTCCCTGAGCTCGCTGGAGTCGGTGACCACGGATGGAGACCAGGACTACGATTACCTTAGTGACTGGGGCCCTCGGTTCAAAAAGCTCGCGGATATGTACGGAGGGGTGGACAGTGACAAGGACTCCTAA